Proteins found in one Microbaculum marinisediminis genomic segment:
- a CDS encoding alpha/beta fold hydrolase, giving the protein MADTAGAETLAETSEASAEWRDVSVTARDGLRLHLREYGARTSPHLPVVCLPGLTRNTRDFHELAVFLSTHKHRPRRVVAMDFRGRGGSGYDRNWKNYSPMVEMADVLDVLVARGIEAAAFVGTSRGGLVTMLLAAARPTVLKAVVLNDIGPAIEGRGLLRIKNVLAGTNVPATWDQAVDGLKRAYEAHFPALDDAAWDLFARRTYAEKDGRPMRDFDPKLMKTLANIDFNQPLPTMWPQFDGLAHIPVMVVRGDHSDILSAETAERMRDRHPDLDLLTVDGAGHAPLLFEPAVLNRISAFVTSAEDR; this is encoded by the coding sequence ATGGCGGATACGGCGGGTGCCGAGACGCTCGCGGAGACCTCCGAAGCGTCGGCGGAATGGCGCGACGTTTCCGTCACCGCGCGGGACGGGCTGCGGCTTCATCTGCGCGAATACGGCGCGCGAACCAGCCCTCACCTGCCCGTCGTCTGCCTGCCCGGCCTGACCCGCAATACCCGCGATTTCCACGAACTCGCCGTCTTCCTTTCGACCCACAAGCACCGGCCCCGCCGCGTCGTCGCCATGGACTTCCGCGGACGCGGCGGCTCCGGCTACGACCGGAACTGGAAGAACTATTCGCCGATGGTCGAAATGGCCGACGTGCTGGACGTCCTCGTCGCCCGCGGCATCGAAGCGGCCGCGTTCGTCGGCACCTCCCGAGGTGGCCTCGTCACCATGCTGTTGGCCGCCGCCCGCCCGACCGTTCTGAAGGCCGTGGTGCTGAACGATATCGGTCCGGCGATCGAAGGGCGCGGCCTGCTCCGCATCAAGAACGTCCTGGCCGGCACAAACGTTCCCGCGACATGGGACCAGGCGGTCGACGGTCTGAAACGGGCGTACGAAGCCCATTTCCCCGCTCTCGACGATGCCGCCTGGGACCTCTTCGCGCGCCGGACCTATGCCGAGAAGGACGGCCGACCTATGCGGGATTTCGATCCCAAGCTCATGAAAACGCTGGCTAATATCGATTTCAACCAGCCCCTGCCGACGATGTGGCCGCAGTTCGACGGCCTGGCACACATCCCCGTCATGGTAGTGCGCGGCGACCATTCGGACATCCTGTCGGCGGAGACGGCCGAGCGAATGCGGGACCGCCATCCCGATCTGGACCTCTTGACCGTCGACGGCGCCGGCCACGCGCCGCTTCTGTTCGAACCGGCGGTTCTCAACCGGATTTCCGCCTTCGTCACGTCCGCCGAAGACCGCTGA